One part of the Bacillus sp. FJAT-27916 genome encodes these proteins:
- a CDS encoding SDR family oxidoreductase gives MSKSILITGAGTGLGRGTALGLAQAGHHVIATVEITSQVTSLREEAKEKGIELEVMKVNINDPGDLRAMEHCDFDIFVANAALGEGGPIAEIPVQRLKDLFETNVFSTLKTAQIAARKFVQKQSGKIVFVSSIAGLSAAPYLGPYSATKHALEAIAQSMKEELKPFGVQVATINPGPYKTGFNDRMVEEPWKWYDPKIHFTTREQYAKGTEVFEKQFAPEEMIAKMVEVIPAEHHAFRTVWPERSEKQVKDYEQKIWEDTI, from the coding sequence ATGAGCAAAAGCATACTCATCACCGGAGCAGGTACCGGACTCGGACGTGGAACAGCCCTTGGACTGGCACAGGCAGGCCACCACGTGATTGCAACCGTTGAAATCACCAGCCAAGTCACCTCTTTAAGAGAAGAAGCAAAGGAAAAGGGAATTGAGCTTGAGGTTATGAAGGTCAATATTAATGACCCAGGAGATTTGAGAGCAATGGAGCATTGTGATTTTGACATATTCGTTGCCAATGCCGCTCTCGGAGAAGGAGGACCAATCGCTGAGATTCCAGTCCAGCGTCTGAAGGATCTATTTGAGACAAATGTATTCAGCACCTTAAAAACCGCCCAAATCGCCGCACGAAAATTCGTGCAAAAGCAATCCGGCAAAATCGTGTTCGTCAGCTCAATTGCTGGCTTAAGTGCCGCTCCTTATCTCGGTCCCTATTCGGCCACAAAGCACGCTCTTGAAGCCATCGCCCAATCCATGAAGGAAGAACTGAAACCATTCGGTGTCCAGGTTGCCACCATCAATCCCGGGCCATACAAAACCGGATTCAATGACCGCATGGTTGAGGAACCGTGGAAATGGTACGATCCGAAGATCCACTTCACCACGCGAGAGCAATACGCCAAGGGAACCGAGGTATTCGAAAAGCAATTTGCCCCTGAGGAAATGATTGCGAAAATGGTTGAGGTCATCCCGGCCGAGCATCATGCCTTCCGCACCGTCTGGCCGGAACGCTCTGAGAAGCAGGTCAAGGATTATGAACAAAAGATATGGGAAGATACGATTTAG
- a CDS encoding GNAT family N-acetyltransferase translates to MQPKQMHIRRFEEKDFFHIQQLNEEEGWTNLAEKSEETRAAWKHSDIAFVAECNGVMAGYIRGLTDGMVTLYVCELLVKKEYRGCDIGKALLKHAHSFYPKTRMELMASSTSKTYYEQLGFRSFSGYRITIPEWEK, encoded by the coding sequence ATGCAGCCGAAGCAAATGCATATCCGAAGGTTTGAAGAAAAGGATTTCTTTCATATACAGCAGTTAAATGAAGAGGAAGGATGGACGAATCTAGCAGAGAAATCCGAGGAGACAAGGGCTGCCTGGAAACATTCTGATATCGCCTTCGTGGCTGAATGTAATGGAGTGATGGCCGGGTATATTCGCGGTCTTACAGATGGGATGGTCACCCTTTATGTATGCGAGCTGCTTGTGAAGAAGGAGTACCGAGGCTGTGATATTGGAAAGGCCTTGCTAAAGCATGCCCATAGCTTCTATCCGAAGACGCGGATGGAGCTGATGGCCAGTTCAACATCCAAAACCTATTATGAACAGCTGGGATTCCGCTCGTTCAGCGGATATAGAATCACGATACCAGAGTGGGAAAAATAA
- a CDS encoding VOC family protein yields MVLQRVSLITIGATNVPDLRSFYKKLGWEETGTSSDHYAVFKTAGVLLSLFPIEELAKDAGVEINQNADTFRGVSFAVNVNKPEEVDTTIDTIRKAGGNILREPSDAFWGGRTAYFADPENNLWEIAWNPESVFDERGAMISF; encoded by the coding sequence ATGGTTTTGCAAAGGGTTAGCTTGATTACAATTGGTGCAACCAATGTGCCTGATTTACGTTCGTTTTACAAAAAATTAGGTTGGGAAGAAACGGGGACAAGCTCTGATCATTACGCTGTCTTTAAAACGGCAGGCGTCCTGCTTTCCCTGTTTCCTATTGAGGAATTGGCTAAGGATGCGGGAGTAGAAATAAATCAAAATGCAGATACCTTTCGAGGAGTATCCTTTGCTGTCAACGTCAATAAACCTGAGGAAGTGGATACAACCATTGATACGATTAGAAAAGCGGGCGGCAATATTTTAAGAGAACCAAGTGATGCCTTCTGGGGCGGGAGAACAGCTTATTTTGCGGATCCTGAAAACAATCTTTGGGAGATTGCGTGGAATCCGGAATCCGTATTTGATGAACGCGGTGCGATGATTTCTTTTTAA
- a CDS encoding DUF1287 domain-containing protein, whose product MKLKKIMLIAGVGLAVTAPLFTMLYRDGLILDMAGIHLDNPLAEKVTVEEKYARVDQNQNTVADPLDIVNAAREEVENRTRYKSAYYEGGYPPDSEGVCTDVIWRGLAGAGIHLKELMDQDIQEHSSLYPRVGENPDPHIDFRRVPNQHVFFERFAESLTTELIPNDPENLAEWQPGDIVIYLEGTDHAGIISDKRAKDGIPYLIHNTPPFASEIKLTSYQQPIVGHYRWKY is encoded by the coding sequence ATGAAGCTGAAAAAAATAATGTTGATAGCTGGCGTGGGTTTGGCAGTGACAGCTCCTTTGTTTACGATGCTTTATCGGGACGGTTTGATTTTGGACATGGCAGGTATACATCTTGATAATCCCTTAGCAGAAAAAGTTACTGTGGAGGAAAAGTATGCAAGGGTTGATCAAAATCAGAATACGGTGGCTGATCCGCTGGACATCGTGAATGCTGCGAGGGAAGAAGTGGAGAATCGAACACGTTACAAGAGTGCTTATTATGAAGGCGGTTATCCTCCAGACAGCGAGGGAGTATGCACAGATGTTATTTGGAGAGGATTGGCAGGAGCGGGCATCCATTTAAAAGAGTTGATGGATCAAGATATTCAAGAACATTCGTCTTTATATCCACGGGTAGGGGAAAACCCTGATCCTCATATTGATTTCAGGAGGGTTCCTAATCAGCATGTCTTTTTTGAGCGATTTGCCGAATCCCTTACGACCGAATTGATTCCTAATGATCCAGAGAATTTAGCGGAGTGGCAGCCTGGGGATATTGTCATCTATTTGGAGGGGACAGACCATGCCGGCATCATTTCTGATAAAAGGGCCAAAGATGGCATCCCTTATTTAATTCATAACACCCCTCCTTTTGCATCGGAAATTAAATTAACTTCTTATCAACAACCAATTGTAGGTCATTATAGATGGAAATATTGA
- the abc-f gene encoding ribosomal protection-like ABC-F family protein: protein MILCSVRDIGKSYGGTYIFENVTFEIKEGERIGIVGPNGCGKSTILKLLAGQENLDTGAIHMKKGTSAGLLAQIQSAAKEEVVYECLLSAFAKELQWKRQLSELEGRLSTEQDEIMAERLLKQYGDLQEQFEEAGGYELDSRVMKVATGLGLEPLLKKEFGALSGGEQTKVGLGLLLLQNPNLLLLDEPTNHLDILAVEWLEHYLLSYAGTVVIVSHDRFFLDKTVSKIMDMDGSEVHVYAGNYTAFAEEKEKRLFIEFAEYKEQQRKIKKMKEAIKRLREWANQANPPSAALHRRATNMERALERMEKLKKPVLEKRKIGLELDMADRSGKDVIQLSAVSKQFDGNKLFHDVNLHLQYGEKAAIVGANGTGKSTILKMILGEEKADQGVVKCGSNLKIGYLSQHLFRDEKDLTILERFRREVSVTEGEARHILARFLFYGPKVFQKITQLSGGERMRLRLAELMYQDINFLILDEPTNHLDIDSREVLEDALAEFEGTILAVSHDRYLLNKLFPKTYWLSNQQLVTYVGNYSYARERADRLPQAVEPRVSFNKAENKLEMLEKRIEKVETSLCEISEKLQKGNDTEILRKLTKQQGELMRRREELYEELASVLDGES from the coding sequence ATGATACTATGCAGTGTACGTGATATCGGAAAAAGCTATGGAGGAACCTATATATTTGAGAACGTAACCTTTGAAATCAAAGAGGGGGAAAGAATCGGGATTGTCGGGCCAAATGGCTGCGGCAAATCAACGATTCTGAAGCTATTGGCAGGGCAGGAGAATCTGGACACGGGAGCTATTCACATGAAAAAGGGCACCTCTGCCGGATTGTTAGCACAAATCCAGTCCGCAGCGAAGGAAGAAGTTGTGTATGAGTGTTTGCTCTCTGCCTTTGCGAAAGAACTGCAATGGAAAAGGCAATTGAGCGAATTAGAGGGAAGGCTGTCCACCGAGCAGGACGAAATTATGGCGGAGCGTCTTCTGAAGCAGTATGGAGACCTTCAGGAGCAATTTGAAGAAGCCGGTGGCTATGAGCTCGACAGCCGTGTGATGAAAGTGGCAACAGGGCTTGGGCTCGAGCCTTTATTGAAGAAGGAATTTGGCGCATTGAGCGGAGGGGAGCAGACCAAGGTTGGTCTTGGATTATTGCTCCTGCAAAATCCGAATTTGCTGCTCCTTGATGAACCGACAAATCATTTAGACATTCTGGCGGTGGAATGGCTGGAGCATTATTTACTTTCTTATGCGGGAACAGTCGTAATTGTATCCCATGACCGATTCTTTCTGGATAAGACAGTTAGCAAAATCATGGATATGGATGGTTCAGAAGTGCATGTGTATGCCGGGAATTATACGGCCTTCGCAGAAGAAAAGGAAAAGCGTCTGTTCATTGAATTTGCTGAGTATAAGGAACAGCAGCGGAAGATCAAGAAGATGAAGGAGGCCATCAAGCGCCTGCGGGAGTGGGCGAACCAGGCAAACCCGCCAAGTGCGGCTCTTCACAGGCGGGCAACGAATATGGAGCGTGCCCTAGAGCGCATGGAGAAGTTGAAGAAGCCTGTCCTGGAAAAGCGTAAGATTGGCCTTGAACTTGATATGGCAGACAGAAGCGGGAAGGACGTTATTCAGCTATCAGCTGTCTCGAAGCAATTTGACGGTAATAAACTGTTCCATGATGTTAATCTCCACCTACAATATGGAGAAAAGGCAGCCATCGTTGGAGCAAATGGAACAGGGAAATCAACCATTCTGAAAATGATACTTGGAGAGGAAAAAGCGGACCAAGGAGTTGTGAAATGCGGAAGCAACTTGAAGATTGGTTATCTGTCCCAACATTTATTCAGGGATGAGAAGGACTTGACCATCCTCGAGCGCTTTCGCCGCGAGGTTAGTGTAACGGAAGGGGAGGCCAGGCATATCCTGGCACGCTTCCTCTTCTATGGACCAAAGGTCTTTCAAAAAATCACGCAATTAAGCGGCGGTGAACGAATGCGTCTAAGGCTTGCCGAATTGATGTATCAGGATATCAATTTTCTCATCCTCGATGAACCGACCAACCATTTAGATATTGATTCAAGAGAAGTGCTTGAGGATGCACTCGCTGAATTCGAGGGAACAATCCTTGCAGTCAGCCATGATCGTTACTTACTCAATAAGTTATTTCCGAAAACGTATTGGTTAAGTAATCAGCAATTGGTTACCTATGTTGGGAACTATTCTTACGCAAGGGAGAGAGCGGACCGCTTGCCGCAAGCAGTTGAGCCAAGGGTGAGCTTCAACAAAGCAGAAAACAAATTAGAGATGTTAGAGAAAAGAATAGAGAAGGTAGAAACGTCCTTATGTGAGATTTCAGAAAAGCTTCAAAAGGGAAACGATACAGAAATCCTGAGAAAATTAACGAAGCAGCAGGGGGAATTGATGAGGAGGCGTGAAGAACTTTATGAAGAGCTTGCCTCTGTTTTGGATGGCGAGAGCTAG
- a CDS encoding RAxF-45 family protein, with translation MNRSVKACLQWLEDLSLIRAIFHAEIRQGGSLPNFTEFHMKTVRL, from the coding sequence ATGAATCGTTCTGTTAAGGCATGTTTGCAATGGCTGGAAGACCTGTCATTGATTCGTGCCATTTTTCATGCTGAAATTCGCCAAGGGGGAAGTCTGCCCAATTTTACCGAATTTCATATGAAAACAGTACGATTATAA
- the lepB gene encoding signal peptidase I: protein MSPRRKGLLYWCIGFVCGIVLLVQVQNHLYSNYRVEGKSMTPTLEEGNRLIVTKAGFDERDIEHFDIIVFHKNKREDYVKRVIGLPGDEITYRNGFLYINEQYIEELYIRDEADLGTGSAQTGSFTLKSLMGVDKVPEGMLFVLGDNRDKSYDSRHFGFVPVDEVVGKVNMRYWPLTEWQADF, encoded by the coding sequence ATGTCTCCAAGGAGGAAGGGACTGCTTTATTGGTGCATTGGATTTGTCTGTGGAATTGTCCTGCTTGTGCAGGTGCAGAATCATTTGTACTCCAATTACCGAGTGGAGGGCAAATCGATGACCCCGACCTTGGAGGAGGGAAACCGCTTAATTGTCACCAAGGCTGGATTTGATGAAAGGGATATAGAACATTTTGATATTATCGTCTTTCATAAGAATAAGCGGGAGGATTATGTGAAGCGGGTAATCGGCTTGCCGGGAGATGAGATCACATACAGAAATGGATTTCTCTATATTAACGAGCAGTATATAGAGGAATTGTACATAAGGGATGAGGCTGATTTAGGAACTGGATCTGCTCAAACAGGTTCATTCACGCTGAAGTCCTTGATGGGTGTGGATAAGGTGCCTGAAGGGATGCTTTTTGTTCTTGGGGACAATCGCGATAAGAGCTATGACAGCCGCCATTTCGGCTTTGTTCCGGTCGATGAGGTTGTTGGGAAGGTAAATATGAGATATTGGCCGCTCACGGAATGGCAGGCTGACTTCTAG
- a CDS encoding TVP38/TMEM64 family protein: MDLSWLTEWLTMERLAELISDYRNLGPIPGLLLPFLEAFLPFLPLFVFVTANANAFGLWIGFLLSWTGAVAGAMVVFYLARMYGRKRTTSFVHRHPAVQKAMSWIDRHGFGPLFILLCFPFTPSAIVNIVSGLSDISPKQYMIAVFGGKMVMIFTISYIGHDIMSLIREPIKSVIMGVIIFILWIVGKQVEIRLNKTGQKEHS, encoded by the coding sequence ATGGATTTAAGCTGGTTGACCGAATGGCTAACAATGGAACGGCTTGCGGAATTAATAAGCGATTACCGGAATTTAGGGCCGATACCAGGCTTATTATTGCCCTTTTTAGAAGCATTCTTACCGTTTCTTCCTTTATTTGTATTCGTTACGGCTAATGCTAATGCATTCGGCCTTTGGATAGGGTTTTTATTATCTTGGACAGGCGCGGTGGCAGGTGCGATGGTCGTCTTTTATTTGGCGAGAATGTACGGCCGGAAGCGGACAACCTCCTTTGTGCACAGGCATCCAGCCGTCCAAAAGGCGATGAGCTGGATAGATCGGCATGGGTTTGGGCCTTTATTCATCCTTCTGTGCTTTCCTTTCACTCCGTCAGCAATCGTCAATATCGTCAGCGGCTTGTCGGACATCAGCCCAAAACAATATATGATTGCGGTCTTTGGCGGGAAGATGGTTATGATCTTTACCATCAGCTATATCGGCCACGATATCATGTCGCTCATTCGAGAGCCGATTAAATCTGTCATTATGGGTGTGATTATCTTTATTCTTTGGATAGTCGGCAAACAGGTGGAGATTCGATTGAATAAGACGGGACAGAAGGAACATTCCTAA
- a CDS encoding competence protein ComK — translation MEERFINQKEEYEISPYTFAVIPVEYGYKTYSKIIEFDEEFLVPQKPLDVVKTSCKYFGSSFDGRCEGTKELLNISHKVPIALDPANGLFFFPTTSPHRDTCVWLSYEHIVSRIRIAPAKTQINFRNKQSILIPVSYSIIENQMLRTALLKSKLHQKMEETVRQTNYLYNYMQVNDGHSAFHLKGALSESSRNGFDKH, via the coding sequence ATGGAAGAACGCTTCATAAATCAAAAGGAAGAGTATGAAATAAGTCCTTACACGTTTGCTGTGATCCCAGTGGAATATGGCTATAAAACGTATTCAAAAATCATCGAATTCGATGAAGAATTCCTTGTTCCGCAAAAGCCGCTTGATGTCGTTAAAACAAGCTGCAAGTATTTTGGATCAAGTTTCGATGGCAGGTGTGAAGGGACGAAGGAGCTCCTGAATATCTCGCATAAGGTTCCAATTGCTCTCGACCCGGCAAATGGCCTGTTCTTTTTTCCGACGACTTCTCCTCATAGGGATACGTGCGTTTGGCTATCCTATGAACATATCGTTTCGAGAATCCGCATCGCACCTGCCAAAACGCAGATTAACTTCCGGAACAAGCAGTCCATTCTGATTCCGGTTTCCTACAGTATCATCGAGAATCAGATGCTTCGGACTGCATTATTGAAGTCAAAGCTTCATCAAAAAATGGAGGAGACCGTCAGGCAGACTAACTATTTGTATAATTACATGCAGGTGAATGATGGACATTCGGCGTTTCATTTGAAGGGAGCTTTATCTGAATCCTCCCGCAATGGTTTTGATAAACATTAA
- a CDS encoding IDEAL domain-containing protein: protein MNHEKANTDIVNADVTAAQGLTEEVLVDMMIYEAQLTHAKRKLKDQIDLALDKKDKELFLQLSSELIELEKNFGN from the coding sequence ATGAATCACGAAAAAGCAAATACAGATATTGTCAACGCTGATGTGACTGCTGCCCAGGGACTAACTGAAGAAGTATTAGTGGATATGATGATTTACGAAGCCCAATTAACCCATGCAAAGCGAAAACTTAAGGACCAGATTGATCTGGCCTTAGACAAAAAGGATAAAGAGTTATTCCTTCAATTATCCTCTGAACTGATTGAATTAGAGAAGAACTTCGGGAATTAA
- a CDS encoding M48 family metallopeptidase, with product MKKKWFMAAVGLFLLYVFSIYIYLFHGADTSIPDALNGTSVDPKTFMDGETLEDSEAYSKIRNFFFFISTPLEWLFYGIVLVTGLSKRLDRWGRMSWKRQFVQTGAYVFWLSLLLFVVFLPLSYVRYKISLSYGISTQAFSSWMKDNLIEFWVDYAMTAVVVMVLYWLIRKSPKRWWLFGWLLSIPFTVFVMFIQPVVIDPLYNDFYPLQNKELEEKILALADKADIPADHVYEVNMSEKTNALNAYVTGVGSNSRIVLWDTTLNSLDDDEILFIMAHEMAHYVEKHIYIGIAGYLLLTLVGLWLTDKWMKRAIRKRGDLYQLESKQEIASLPLFLLITSILLFAANPITNYVSRVQETRADEYALKMTDNPDAAITSFQKLSESGLSQMNPPYLVKLFRNSHPSMLERIQLVKQYEKNHH from the coding sequence TTGAAGAAAAAGTGGTTTATGGCCGCAGTTGGCTTATTTCTTCTGTATGTGTTCTCCATCTATATCTATCTGTTCCATGGTGCCGATACAAGCATACCTGATGCCTTAAATGGTACAAGTGTCGACCCTAAGACTTTTATGGATGGCGAAACACTAGAGGATAGCGAGGCTTATTCGAAAATCAGGAACTTCTTCTTTTTCATCAGTACGCCTTTGGAATGGCTGTTTTATGGAATTGTGCTTGTAACGGGTCTTTCTAAGAGGCTGGACAGATGGGGAAGGATGTCATGGAAGAGACAATTTGTGCAGACGGGCGCTTATGTTTTTTGGCTTTCCTTATTGCTGTTTGTTGTCTTTTTGCCGCTATCTTATGTACGCTATAAGATTTCCTTGTCTTATGGGATATCTACACAAGCATTTTCCTCATGGATGAAGGATAACCTGATTGAATTCTGGGTTGATTATGCAATGACCGCTGTTGTGGTGATGGTTTTGTACTGGCTCATCCGCAAAAGCCCCAAACGATGGTGGCTGTTTGGCTGGCTGCTTTCGATTCCATTTACGGTTTTTGTCATGTTCATCCAGCCGGTTGTGATTGATCCTTTGTACAATGACTTTTATCCATTGCAAAACAAGGAGCTTGAGGAAAAGATCCTAGCACTCGCGGATAAGGCGGATATCCCGGCTGACCATGTCTACGAGGTGAATATGTCCGAGAAGACCAATGCACTGAATGCTTATGTGACCGGTGTAGGATCTAATTCACGTATAGTGCTTTGGGATACGACCCTTAACAGCCTAGACGATGATGAAATTCTCTTCATAATGGCTCATGAAATGGCCCATTACGTCGAAAAGCATATATATATTGGTATTGCAGGATATTTGCTTTTAACACTTGTGGGACTCTGGCTCACCGATAAGTGGATGAAGCGGGCTATTCGAAAGCGGGGAGATCTTTATCAACTTGAGTCGAAGCAGGAGATTGCCTCCTTGCCGCTCTTTCTGTTGATTACCTCAATTCTCTTGTTTGCCGCAAACCCAATCACCAATTATGTATCACGTGTACAGGAAACGAGGGCAGATGAATATGCTCTTAAGATGACGGATAATCCGGATGCAGCTATTACCTCATTCCAGAAGCTTTCGGAAAGCGGCTTAAGTCAAATGAATCCGCCATATCTTGTCAAACTGTTCCGCAACAGTCATCCATCGATGCTTGAGAGAATCCAGCTTGTCAAACAATATGAGAAGAATCATCATTAA
- a CDS encoding CAP domain-containing protein, with translation MKTLNAKTNVTIVGKSGERYKVKSGSTVGWVVSSKFKIGSYTPTFEEQVVKLVNKERAAAGLKALKSSSKLNNVAETKSKDMRDKGYFSHTSPTYGTPFNMLKKFGISYTAAGENIAAGQTTPAAVVKSWMNSSGHKANILSKKYTHIGVGYVSGGDYRHYWTQLFIAQ, from the coding sequence TTGAAAACCTTAAATGCTAAAACAAACGTCACGATTGTGGGTAAGAGTGGCGAACGTTACAAGGTGAAATCCGGTTCTACTGTCGGATGGGTTGTTTCCTCTAAATTCAAAATTGGATCCTACACACCAACGTTTGAAGAGCAGGTTGTGAAGCTCGTGAACAAAGAACGAGCAGCTGCCGGATTAAAAGCATTGAAGAGCTCCTCGAAACTAAATAATGTTGCAGAAACGAAATCCAAGGATATGCGTGATAAAGGCTACTTCTCTCATACAAGCCCTACCTATGGAACGCCTTTTAATATGCTCAAAAAGTTTGGCATTTCTTATACAGCAGCCGGTGAGAATATCGCCGCCGGACAGACGACTCCAGCAGCTGTCGTTAAATCATGGATGAACAGCTCTGGCCATAAAGCTAATATCCTTTCAAAGAAATATACACATATCGGTGTAGGTTATGTCTCTGGCGGTGATTACCGCCACTACTGGACACAGCTATTCATCGCTCAATAA
- a CDS encoding AzlD domain-containing protein has product MSVSIFLLIVGMGLATYLPRMLPFWLMKEGALPPFWMRVLENIPYATLGALIFPGVLYIQENIWAGLVGGLSAVIIALLGANVIVVVLGSIAVLAGLSLYM; this is encoded by the coding sequence ATGAGTGTATCCATTTTTCTATTGATTGTTGGGATGGGGCTGGCTACGTATCTTCCGCGTATGCTTCCTTTCTGGCTTATGAAGGAGGGGGCTTTACCACCGTTTTGGATGCGTGTACTCGAAAATATTCCTTATGCTACGCTTGGCGCTTTGATTTTTCCCGGAGTCCTCTATATTCAAGAGAATATTTGGGCAGGGCTTGTTGGCGGTTTATCTGCTGTTATCATCGCCTTGCTTGGGGCCAACGTGATTGTGGTCGTGCTTGGTTCAATTGCTGTCTTAGCGGGTCTTTCCTTGTATATGTAG
- a CDS encoding AzlC family ABC transporter permease — MEEVQAGYMRSSDFMSGLKAGMSIAIGYFPVAVTFGLLSKSTGLTLAETLSMSLIVYAGAAQYIALNLLSLGIGIAEIILATFILNSRHFLMSASIQARAAKDPSWKKLIYAFGITDETFSVASLRSGKITAGFMFGLGGIAYGSWALSTLLGYLFGASLPDVLKESMGIALYAMFIALLIPPLSKSRKVLSLALSGAGLNFLLSSFDLLSTGWSLIASALLASVGVEWLNGSKRRSKEA; from the coding sequence ATGGAAGAAGTACAGGCAGGCTATATGAGGTCATCTGACTTTATGAGCGGCCTAAAGGCCGGAATGAGTATCGCTATCGGTTATTTTCCGGTTGCGGTCACTTTCGGTCTGCTGTCCAAATCAACCGGTCTGACCCTTGCAGAGACTTTATCGATGAGTCTTATTGTATATGCTGGGGCTGCACAATACATAGCATTGAATTTATTGTCACTTGGAATCGGAATTGCTGAGATTATTTTGGCGACCTTCATCCTCAATAGCAGGCATTTTCTTATGTCAGCTTCCATTCAGGCAAGAGCAGCAAAGGATCCGTCATGGAAGAAACTCATTTATGCCTTTGGTATTACAGATGAGACCTTCTCTGTTGCCTCTTTAAGGTCGGGCAAGATTACAGCAGGGTTTATGTTTGGACTGGGCGGAATCGCCTATGGAAGCTGGGCATTGAGCACACTGCTCGGATACTTGTTTGGAGCAAGCCTGCCGGATGTATTGAAAGAGAGTATGGGAATTGCCTTGTATGCTATGTTTATTGCCTTGCTTATTCCGCCGTTATCGAAGAGCCGCAAGGTTTTGTCCTTGGCTTTAAGCGGGGCGGGATTGAATTTTCTGCTCAGTTCTTTTGATCTTCTTTCAACAGGCTGGTCCTTGATTGCTTCCGCCTTATTGGCATCGGTCGGAGTCGAATGGCTTAATGGGAGCAAAAGGAGGAGTAAGGAAGCATGA
- a CDS encoding ABC transporter ATP-binding protein, translating into MLQLNQINKVFNEGSPDEKIALKNANLYLNEGDFVTVIGSNGAGKSTLMNLISGKLIPDFGTVYINGDDVTGMGEHKRARKIGRVFQDPLAGTAPHMTIEENLAIAYARTKRVGFGFGVTNKRRAFFKEKLAELHLGLENRLSAKVGLLSGGERQALSLLMATFTEPDILLLDEHTAALDPSRAALITELTKQLVQRHKLTTLMVTHNMQQALDLGSRLIMMDGGEIIYEADSVVKETLTVEKLLAEFQKLKRDSNISDRSLLG; encoded by the coding sequence TTGCTGCAACTAAACCAGATCAATAAAGTATTTAACGAAGGTTCTCCAGATGAGAAGATTGCCTTGAAGAATGCTAATCTCTACCTAAATGAAGGAGATTTCGTGACGGTCATCGGCAGTAATGGTGCCGGGAAATCGACCTTAATGAATTTGATATCGGGTAAATTAATTCCTGATTTCGGTACGGTCTACATTAATGGGGATGATGTGACCGGCATGGGAGAGCATAAGCGGGCACGCAAAATCGGCCGAGTCTTTCAGGACCCGCTGGCCGGAACGGCTCCTCATATGACGATTGAGGAGAATCTAGCTATTGCTTATGCCCGTACCAAAAGAGTCGGTTTTGGGTTCGGCGTAACCAATAAGAGAAGAGCATTTTTTAAGGAAAAGCTGGCCGAGCTTCATCTAGGGCTGGAAAATCGATTGTCTGCTAAAGTCGGTCTTCTCTCAGGTGGAGAGAGACAGGCGCTGTCATTATTGATGGCAACTTTCACAGAACCGGATATTCTCCTTCTTGATGAGCATACAGCGGCGCTTGATCCATCCAGGGCTGCCTTGATTACAGAGCTCACAAAGCAGCTTGTTCAAAGGCATAAACTGACGACTTTGATGGTCACGCATAATATGCAGCAGGCTCTTGACCTTGGAAGCCGGCTGATCATGATGGATGGCGGAGAAATTATTTATGAGGCAGATAGCGTCGTGAAGGAAACGCTTACAGTTGAGAAGCTCCTGGCTGAGTTCCAGAAATTGAAACGCGATTCAAATATATCAGACCGGTCCCTGCTGGGATAA